One window of Streptomyces sp. FIT100 genomic DNA carries:
- a CDS encoding lipid-transfer protein, which produces MSVRGADSLGGRAAVVGIGATEFSKDSGRSELTLAVEAVRAALDDAGLSPADVDGMVTFTMDTSPEITVAQAAGIGELSFFSRIHYGGGAACATVQQAALAVAAGVAEVVVCYRAFNERSGRRFGSGVQQREPSAEGAALGWSLPFGLLTPASWVAMTAQRYLHTYGLTPEAFGQVAVVDRRHAARNPAAYFHGKPITLADHAASRWIVEPLRLLDCCQETDGGQALVVTSVERARDLPHPPAVVVAAAQGAGRAQEQMTSYYRDELTGLPEMGVVARQLWRSSGLGPGDIEVGILYDHFTPYVLMQLEEFGFCKPGEAADFVAADTLPLNTHGGQLGEAYLHGMNGIAEAVRQLRGTSVNQIPGAATTLVTAGTGVPTSGLVLGADG; this is translated from the coding sequence ATGAGTGTGCGCGGTGCCGACTCGCTCGGCGGGCGGGCGGCGGTGGTCGGGATCGGGGCGACCGAGTTCTCCAAGGACTCCGGGCGAAGCGAGCTGACCCTGGCCGTCGAAGCGGTCCGAGCCGCCCTCGACGACGCAGGGCTCTCCCCCGCCGACGTCGACGGCATGGTCACCTTCACCATGGACACCAGCCCCGAGATCACCGTCGCGCAGGCGGCCGGCATCGGTGAGCTGTCGTTCTTCTCCCGTATCCACTACGGCGGCGGCGCGGCCTGCGCCACCGTTCAGCAGGCCGCGCTCGCCGTCGCCGCCGGAGTCGCCGAAGTCGTCGTCTGCTATCGGGCGTTCAACGAGCGGTCGGGCCGGCGGTTCGGCTCCGGGGTGCAGCAGCGGGAGCCGTCGGCGGAGGGTGCGGCGCTCGGCTGGAGCCTTCCCTTCGGCCTGCTCACGCCCGCTTCCTGGGTGGCCATGACCGCCCAGCGCTATCTGCACACGTACGGGCTGACCCCGGAGGCGTTCGGTCAGGTCGCCGTGGTGGACCGCCGCCACGCCGCCCGCAATCCCGCGGCGTACTTCCACGGGAAGCCCATCACGCTCGCCGACCACGCCGCGTCCCGGTGGATCGTCGAGCCGCTGCGGCTGCTGGACTGCTGCCAGGAGACGGACGGCGGGCAGGCGCTCGTGGTGACGTCCGTCGAGCGGGCCAGGGACCTGCCGCACCCGCCGGCCGTGGTCGTCGCCGCGGCGCAGGGGGCCGGCCGGGCACAGGAGCAGATGACCAGCTACTACCGGGACGAGCTCACCGGACTGCCGGAGATGGGCGTGGTCGCCCGCCAGCTCTGGCGGAGTTCCGGGCTCGGCCCCGGCGACATCGAGGTGGGCATCCTCTATGACCATTTCACGCCGTATGTACTGATGCAGCTGGAGGAGTTCGGCTTCTGCAAGCCCGGCGAGGCGGCCGACTTCGTGGCCGCGGACACCCTTCCCCTCAACACCCATGGAGGCCAGCTGGGCGAGGCGTATCTGCACGGGATGAACGGCATCGCGGAAGCGGTCCGACAGCTCCGAGGGACCTCGGTCAACCAGATACCCGGCGCGGCGACGACCCTGGTCACAGCCGGTACGGGAGTCCCGACCTCCGGGCTCGTCCTGGGTGCGGACGGCTGA
- a CDS encoding MaoC family dehydratase, producing the protein MKSGDELPPLTIPITRTLIVAGAIASRDYQDVHHDAELAREKGSPDIFMNILTTNGLVGRYITDHFGPSAVLRRVAIRLGAPNYPGDTMTLTGTVTEVDGDTAQVRVVGANGIGHHVTGTVTVTVTMPMPMPMPVPVPVTEGAGSEETGS; encoded by the coding sequence ATGAAGTCCGGTGACGAACTGCCCCCGCTCACCATCCCCATCACCCGCACCCTGATCGTCGCGGGAGCCATCGCCTCCCGGGACTACCAGGACGTGCACCATGACGCCGAACTCGCGCGGGAGAAGGGCTCGCCGGACATCTTCATGAACATCCTGACCACCAACGGGCTCGTCGGCCGGTACATCACGGACCACTTCGGCCCCTCCGCCGTGCTCCGCAGGGTCGCGATACGGCTCGGCGCGCCCAATTACCCCGGCGACACGATGACGCTGACCGGCACGGTCACCGAGGTCGACGGGGACACCGCCCAGGTCCGTGTCGTCGGGGCGAACGGCATCGGCCACCACGTCACCGGCACGGTCACCGTGACCGTCACCATGCCCATGCCCATGCCCATGCCCGTGCCCGTTCCCGTGACCGAGGGCGCCGGCAGCGAGGAGACGGGGTCATGA
- a CDS encoding acyl-CoA dehydrogenase family protein yields MDFDPTEEQTEARELAARIFGDLSTHERLTAAGTGTDAELWKALCATGLTAAVEDIGLLGLVLLLEEQGRTTAQVPFAATCVYGLLAVGRHGSDEQRARLLPALRDGTAVATGAFPWRGGIRAGGDGRLTGTVPWVPWLRDATHVLVPGEDRALWLIRAADAERDSVETTAPWAAARLVLDGVPGERLGDGTAYEDVLTAARVAFAGLQAGVCAGSLARAVAYTSVREQFGRPLATKQAVQLRAADAYMDTEAIRVTAYEAAWRYDEGLPCATHALAAGWWAAEAGTRVVHTGQHLHGGLGADLDHPVHRHFLWGRQLDAYLGCGARLLDELGTLLAKEDAA; encoded by the coding sequence ATGGACTTCGACCCCACGGAGGAGCAGACCGAGGCGCGCGAGCTGGCCGCGCGGATCTTCGGCGATCTGTCCACCCACGAGCGGCTCACCGCCGCCGGGACGGGCACTGACGCCGAGCTGTGGAAGGCGCTGTGCGCGACCGGGCTGACCGCGGCCGTCGAGGACATCGGGCTGCTGGGCCTGGTGCTGCTGCTTGAGGAGCAGGGGCGTACGACCGCGCAGGTCCCTTTCGCCGCGACCTGTGTGTACGGACTGCTCGCGGTGGGCCGGCACGGCTCCGACGAGCAGCGGGCGCGGCTGCTGCCGGCCCTGCGGGACGGGACGGCGGTGGCGACCGGCGCCTTCCCGTGGCGCGGCGGGATCCGGGCCGGCGGCGACGGACGGCTGACCGGGACGGTCCCCTGGGTGCCCTGGCTGCGGGACGCCACGCATGTCCTGGTCCCGGGCGAGGACCGGGCTCTGTGGCTGATACGGGCGGCGGACGCGGAGCGGGATTCCGTCGAGACCACCGCCCCCTGGGCGGCCGCCCGTCTCGTCCTGGACGGCGTGCCCGGCGAGCGACTCGGCGACGGCACCGCTTACGAGGACGTGCTCACCGCCGCGCGTGTCGCGTTCGCCGGGCTCCAGGCGGGCGTCTGCGCGGGCTCGCTCGCCCGTGCCGTTGCGTACACGTCGGTGCGGGAGCAGTTCGGGCGCCCGCTCGCCACCAAGCAGGCGGTACAACTCCGCGCGGCCGACGCGTACATGGACACGGAGGCGATCCGGGTCACGGCGTACGAGGCGGCCTGGCGGTACGACGAAGGGCTGCCGTGCGCCACGCACGCGCTGGCCGCCGGCTGGTGGGCGGCGGAAGCGGGCACCCGGGTCGTCCACACCGGCCAGCATCTGCACGGCGGACTCGGCGCCGATCTCGACCACCCGGTCCACCGGCACTTCCTGTGGGGCCGCCAGCTTGACGCGTATCTGGGCTGCGGCGCCCGACTTCTCGACGAACTCGGCACGTTGCTCGCAAAGGAGGATGCGGCATGA
- a CDS encoding bifunctional MaoC family dehydratase N-terminal/OB-fold nucleic acid binding domain-containing protein yields the protein MDGLLRTYEGRRVADNAGTGKDLVNEPMIRHWCEAMGDTNPAYAGPDAIAPPTMLQAWTMGGLSGHADRSGAYDELSALLDGAGFTSVVATDCEQEYLRPLRPGDRITYDSVIESVSPRKTTKLGTGHFVTTRMDILANGELAGAHRFRILKYAPAVAPRPKEPGPNPSESKPPGPRRPRPVINRDNAGFWDAVAEHRLLIQRCGGCGTLRFPWLPGCGACGSAEWDTVEAAGEGTVYSYVVMHHPPFPAFDPPYAVGLIELAEGVRMVSNVVGVPYDEVRIGMPVRLEFLRADEELELPVFRPVEAPEEPEQLEELEEFEARRNREALAEGVS from the coding sequence ATGGACGGGCTGCTGAGGACGTACGAGGGGCGGCGGGTCGCGGACAACGCGGGCACCGGCAAGGACCTCGTCAACGAGCCCATGATCAGGCACTGGTGCGAGGCGATGGGCGACACCAACCCGGCGTATGCGGGGCCGGACGCCATCGCTCCGCCGACGATGCTCCAGGCATGGACGATGGGTGGGCTGTCCGGGCACGCGGACCGCTCGGGCGCGTACGACGAGCTGTCCGCGCTGCTCGACGGCGCGGGGTTCACCTCGGTGGTGGCGACCGACTGCGAGCAGGAGTATCTGCGGCCGCTGAGGCCGGGCGACCGGATCACCTACGACTCGGTGATCGAGTCGGTGTCGCCGCGCAAGACGACCAAGCTGGGGACGGGGCATTTCGTCACGACCAGGATGGACATCCTCGCGAACGGCGAGCTCGCGGGGGCTCACCGCTTCCGCATCCTCAAGTACGCCCCGGCTGTCGCGCCCCGGCCGAAGGAGCCCGGGCCGAATCCGTCCGAGTCGAAGCCGCCTGGGCCCCGGCGTCCGCGCCCGGTGATCAACCGGGACAACGCCGGCTTCTGGGACGCAGTCGCCGAGCACAGGCTGCTGATCCAGCGCTGCGGGGGGTGCGGGACGCTGCGCTTCCCCTGGCTGCCCGGGTGCGGGGCCTGCGGATCGGCGGAGTGGGACACGGTCGAGGCGGCAGGCGAGGGCACCGTCTACTCGTACGTGGTGATGCACCACCCGCCCTTCCCCGCCTTCGATCCGCCCTACGCGGTGGGGCTGATCGAGCTGGCCGAGGGTGTGCGGATGGTCAGCAACGTGGTCGGGGTGCCGTACGACGAGGTCCGCATCGGGATGCCGGTACGGCTGGAGTTCCTGCGGGCGGACGAAGAGTTGGAGCTGCCGGTGTTCCGTCCTGTGGAAGCGCCCGAAGAACCTGAACAACTCGAAGAACTCGAAGAATTCGAAGCGCGGAGGAACCGCGAGGCGCTCGCAGAGGGCGTGAGCTGA
- a CDS encoding acyl-CoA dehydrogenase family protein — protein sequence MHLAPTERQQRLRAELRSYFRDLMPDGPPAPDDAAEQRRLLRRIGGDGLLGLGWPVEYGGRGRGADEQFLFFDEAYRAGAPVSMVTLNTVGPTLMKYGTQEQKSFFLPRILRGDLVFAIGYSEPEAGTDLASLRTRAVRSGDSWLVDGQKVFTSNAQNADWIWLACRTDPDAPKHQGISIVLVPTDAPGFSWTPIETVGGLTTTATYYDGMRVPVANLVGEENGGWGLITDQLNHERVALAAIGMQAEDFAASALAYARTPDPVTGVRPVDEPWVRSRIAEVHARLAATRLLNWRLVGDVGAGRLAPGDASGVKFAGTESAVEAYRMCQEITGEAGLVRAGSPGVFGDGELERMNRAAQINTFGGGVSEVQREIVATMRLGMRRGKR from the coding sequence GTGCACCTCGCCCCGACAGAGCGCCAGCAGCGGCTGCGCGCCGAACTCCGCTCGTACTTCCGCGACCTCATGCCTGACGGACCCCCGGCCCCCGACGACGCGGCGGAGCAGCGCCGGCTGCTGCGGCGGATCGGCGGAGACGGGCTGCTGGGGCTCGGCTGGCCCGTCGAGTACGGAGGCCGGGGGCGCGGCGCCGACGAGCAGTTCCTCTTCTTCGACGAGGCGTACCGCGCCGGCGCACCCGTCTCCATGGTCACGCTCAACACGGTCGGCCCGACCCTCATGAAGTACGGGACCCAGGAGCAGAAGTCCTTCTTCCTGCCGCGGATCCTGCGCGGAGACCTCGTCTTCGCGATCGGGTACAGCGAGCCCGAGGCCGGTACGGATCTGGCGTCGCTGCGGACGAGGGCGGTGCGCTCCGGGGACTCGTGGCTGGTCGACGGGCAGAAGGTGTTCACGTCCAATGCCCAGAACGCCGACTGGATCTGGCTCGCCTGCCGTACGGATCCGGACGCGCCCAAGCACCAGGGGATTTCGATCGTCCTCGTGCCGACGGACGCGCCCGGATTCTCGTGGACGCCGATCGAGACCGTCGGCGGGCTCACGACGACGGCGACGTACTACGACGGGATGCGCGTCCCCGTCGCGAATCTGGTCGGTGAGGAGAACGGCGGCTGGGGGCTGATCACCGACCAGCTCAACCACGAGCGGGTCGCGCTCGCCGCGATCGGCATGCAGGCGGAGGATTTCGCGGCGTCGGCGCTCGCGTACGCCCGCACCCCCGATCCGGTGACGGGGGTGCGCCCGGTTGACGAGCCGTGGGTGCGTTCCAGGATCGCCGAGGTGCATGCCCGGCTCGCGGCAACGCGCCTGCTCAACTGGCGTTTGGTGGGGGATGTGGGAGCCGGGCGACTGGCCCCCGGCGATGCGAGCGGCGTGAAGTTCGCGGGAACCGAATCGGCGGTCGAGGCGTATCGAATGTGCCAGGAGATCACGGGGGAGGCGGGGTTGGTGAGGGCCGGTTCGCCGGGGGTGTTCGGGGACGGGGAGCTGGAGCGGATGAACCGGGCGGCGCAGATCAACACCTTCGGGGGCGGGGTGAGCGAGGTGCAGCGGGAGATCGTCGCGACGATGCGACTCGGTATGCGGAGGGGGAAGCGGTGA